A genomic window from Magnetococcales bacterium includes:
- a CDS encoding acyl-CoA dehydrogenase family protein, whose amino-acid sequence MEIELNEAQREAQARFRAFIQAHVTPVAEENDRQENTPPDLIQKLAQEGYLGALIDQKYGGGAVDILTWGLLCAEIGRASASLLSLLTVHSMVIQVLNKWGSEEQRQTWLPKLASGEVIGAFGLTEPNIGSDAKSIETQAATHADGYLINGEKRWISFGQMARLFLIFAQHEGKIAAFLVERERNGFSTEPITGLLGFRSAMLARVHMRECVIPATNLMGRIGFGFSHVGSTALDHGRYCVAWGCLGLTEACLDASLEYTEKRYQFGATLKNHQLIQEMIAEMIVGIRAARLLCYQAAFLKQRGDPSLIMETSIAKYYTSRLAMRAANDAVQIHGANGCSSDFPVQRYLRDAKVMEIIEGSNQMQQIIISKVGYQEHLLAKRAARHQGGKSRG is encoded by the coding sequence ATGGAAATCGAACTGAACGAAGCGCAACGTGAGGCACAAGCACGGTTTCGGGCCTTCATCCAAGCCCATGTGACACCCGTTGCCGAAGAGAATGACCGGCAGGAAAACACCCCTCCCGACCTGATTCAAAAACTGGCTCAGGAAGGTTATCTGGGAGCGCTGATCGACCAGAAATACGGCGGCGGTGCCGTGGACATACTCACCTGGGGATTGTTGTGCGCGGAAATTGGCCGTGCAAGCGCCTCCCTGTTGAGTCTCCTGACCGTCCACAGCATGGTGATCCAGGTCCTGAACAAATGGGGCAGCGAAGAACAACGTCAAACCTGGCTGCCCAAACTGGCCAGCGGCGAAGTGATCGGGGCCTTTGGCCTGACCGAACCGAACATTGGCAGCGATGCCAAAAGCATCGAAACCCAGGCCGCCACCCACGCCGACGGATATCTCATCAATGGCGAAAAACGCTGGATCTCCTTCGGACAGATGGCCCGCCTGTTTTTGATATTCGCCCAGCACGAAGGCAAAATTGCGGCCTTTCTCGTGGAACGGGAACGGAACGGCTTCTCCACCGAACCGATCACCGGTCTGCTCGGCTTCCGGTCGGCAATGCTGGCCAGGGTGCATATGCGGGAGTGCGTCATCCCGGCCACCAACCTGATGGGGCGCATCGGTTTTGGATTTTCCCACGTCGGCAGCACGGCCCTGGATCATGGCCGCTACTGCGTCGCCTGGGGGTGCCTGGGATTGACGGAAGCCTGCCTGGATGCCTCCCTGGAATATACCGAAAAACGGTACCAGTTCGGGGCCACCCTGAAAAATCACCAGTTGATCCAGGAAATGATCGCCGAAATGATCGTGGGCATCCGGGCCGCCCGCCTGCTTTGTTATCAGGCTGCCTTTCTCAAACAGCGCGGCGACCCCTCCCTGATCATGGAAACCTCCATCGCCAAATATTACACCTCCCGTCTGGCCATGCGTGCCGCCAACGATGCCGTCCAGATCCACGGTGCCAACGGGTGCAGCAGCGACTTTCCCGTGCAGCGCTACCTGCGGGATGCCAAGGTGATGGAAATCATCGAAGGCAGCAATCAAATGCAACAAATCATCATTTCCAAGGTCGGCTACCAGGAACACCTCCTGGCCAAACGGGCTGCCCGCCATCAGGGAGGCAAGAGCCGTGGGTGA